The following coding sequences are from one Paenibacillus sp. FSL R5-0912 window:
- a CDS encoding ABC transporter ATP-binding protein yields the protein MNAIQVQDLRKTFKVQKNREGLKGAFADLFKRQYSEVTAVKDISFSIPEGEICGYIGENGAGKSTTIKMLTGILVPTAGSLSVGGFVPYAEREKFVQNIGVVFGQRSQLWWDIGVIESFQLLRKVYRVSEQDFKKRLDELVERLELQELLNRPVRKLSLGQRMRCELVAALLHNPSILFLDEPTIGLDIVVKSEIREFLKDMNREHGTTILLTTHDLQDIEALCSRVIMLDDGRIIYDGGLEDLKQRWGTGREVQFQFGTATKLQQLVQWTEGMPVTWTAENELGAKVWIPLELNVSDVLGRVVGQADITDIKIIETNTDDIVRSIYQSGSAEKPEERIAALSDEKEALHV from the coding sequence ATGAATGCTATTCAAGTGCAGGACTTGCGCAAGACATTTAAAGTCCAAAAAAACCGCGAGGGCCTCAAAGGAGCCTTCGCTGATTTGTTTAAACGGCAATATTCCGAAGTGACCGCAGTGAAGGACATTTCGTTCAGTATTCCGGAAGGCGAAATATGCGGATACATCGGGGAGAACGGGGCCGGCAAATCGACCACGATTAAGATGCTCACTGGTATTCTCGTACCTACCGCCGGCAGTCTTTCTGTAGGCGGCTTCGTGCCGTATGCGGAACGTGAGAAGTTCGTACAGAATATCGGAGTTGTATTCGGACAGCGCAGCCAGCTCTGGTGGGATATCGGTGTCATCGAATCGTTCCAGCTGCTGCGTAAGGTGTACCGGGTCTCCGAGCAGGATTTCAAAAAACGGCTGGATGAGCTCGTTGAGCGGCTGGAGCTGCAGGAGCTGCTGAACCGTCCGGTACGTAAGCTCAGTCTCGGACAGCGGATGCGCTGTGAGCTGGTCGCTGCGCTGCTGCACAATCCGTCGATTCTGTTTCTGGATGAGCCGACGATTGGCCTTGATATTGTCGTGAAGTCAGAGATTCGAGAGTTCCTCAAGGATATGAACCGTGAGCATGGCACGACCATCCTGCTGACGACGCATGATCTGCAGGATATTGAAGCTCTCTGCTCGCGGGTAATCATGCTGGATGACGGGCGGATTATCTATGACGGGGGTCTTGAGGATCTCAAGCAGCGGTGGGGAACGGGACGTGAAGTGCAGTTCCAGTTCGGTACCGCTACGAAGCTGCAGCAGCTGGTGCAGTGGACAGAGGGGATGCCGGTTACCTGGACAGCCGAGAATGAGCTGGGTGCCAAGGTATGGATTCCGCTCGAGCTGAATGTATCGGATGTGCTGGGCCGGGTGGTCGGACAGGCAGATATTACAGATATCAAAATCATCGAAACCAATACGGATGACATCGTCCGCAGTATTTATCAGTCAGGCTCGGCAGAGAAGCCGGAAGAGCGGATCGCGGCACTGAGTGATGAGAAAGAGGCACTCCATGTCTAA
- a CDS encoding ABC transporter permease, producing MLGAYFDFIRIRFLTMLAYRINYYSGILIYTLNIGVNYFTWKAIYGGGESLGGFTGAQMTTYVAVSWMARAFYFNNLDREISTDIRDGSIAIQFIRPYNYVLVKMMQGLGEGLFRFMMLMIPGMVIAILLFPVQLPTEPSAWIGFLVMLFFSFLISSQINIITGLSAFFVENNEGMMRMKRVIVDLFSGLIVPITLFPGWLSSILKILPFQAITYLPGSVFTGRVQGVGIWNVLGIQVIWFLVLLIPIVWLYHAARQRLFVQGG from the coding sequence CTGCTCGGCGCTTATTTCGATTTCATCCGCATCCGCTTCCTGACGATGCTGGCTTACCGGATCAATTACTATTCAGGAATTCTGATCTACACGCTGAATATCGGGGTCAACTATTTCACCTGGAAAGCTATTTATGGAGGCGGAGAATCACTAGGCGGCTTTACCGGGGCACAGATGACTACGTATGTGGCCGTCTCGTGGATGGCTCGGGCGTTCTATTTCAATAACCTGGACAGGGAGATTTCTACGGATATCCGTGACGGCAGCATCGCGATTCAGTTCATCCGACCTTATAACTATGTGCTGGTCAAAATGATGCAGGGACTTGGCGAAGGCCTGTTCCGCTTCATGATGCTGATGATTCCGGGCATGGTGATTGCCATTCTGCTGTTTCCGGTGCAACTGCCGACAGAACCATCCGCCTGGATCGGTTTCCTGGTAATGCTCTTCTTCAGTTTCCTGATCAGCTCACAGATTAATATCATAACGGGGCTCTCTGCATTCTTCGTCGAGAATAACGAGGGGATGATGCGCATGAAGCGTGTTATCGTTGACCTGTTCTCTGGCCTGATCGTCCCGATTACGCTTTTTCCGGGCTGGTTATCGTCCATTCTCAAGATTCTGCCCTTTCAGGCCATCACGTACCTGCCGGGTTCCGTATTCACGGGCCGGGTGCAGGGAGTGGGCATTTGGAATGTGCTGGGCATCCAGGTCATCTGGTTCCTGGTCCTGCTGATTCCGATTGTCTGGCTATATCACGCAGCGCGCCAGCGGCTGTTCGTGCAGGGAGGTTGA